The Indicator indicator isolate 239-I01 chromosome 27, UM_Iind_1.1, whole genome shotgun sequence sequence CTGCGCTGGGGGGAAGCATGGGGAAGGTGCCAgtgaaggagagggggaagctctGGGCAGCGGCTGTAGCGGCCGCCGCTGCGGCGTGAACAGTAGCCGAGAGGGACAGCAAGGAGGTGGAGAGAGGGGGGACGCAGGGAGCGACGCTGCCAGCGGAGGGGACTCTCAGGGCGGCATCGGCATGGGCAAAAGTGGcggtgagcagggcagagccgtGGGGGGGCACGTCTGAGGAGAGTCTGCACGGGGCGGTGTCAGAAGCGTGGAGTCCATTCGGCTGCAGCAGGGCGGCCGGGAGGTGGTGAAAGGCAGCGGCCCAGTGGTGAGGGTGCAAGGGGTGATGGTGGTGGGCCATGGAGGAGGTCATGGCGGCAGCTTCCCTCTGAGAGGCACAGGTGCTCAGGTGAGACACGAGTCTAACGCGCAGAGGGTCGGCCGTGTCGAGACCCTCCACCGAAGTCAGGTACCTCGCCACCTCCGTCAGGCACTCCCGGAAGCCAATGCTCATGAAATCCATGGCCAGGGAATGAGCGTCAAAATAACCTGCAAGGGGAGGGCAGAAAATGCGTCAAGCTGGCTTGCCAGTCAGGGATAGGTGCCGTGGCTAACCTCAGGTGGCGAATCTCCCATTTAGGGGTTAAGGTTTGCAACGTGCAAGTGTGTTCTCCGATCTGTAAATGATTTGTGTGACCATCCCTGTAACGCGATAGGCTGCAGTTGGTTTTGCAGACAAtacacaaacacaaaagaacTAAGTCCATAAGTACTCAGGATATTTAAAAAGATACACGATGCCTCTCCTGAAATTCctcagcaagctgctgcagtgccGTTTtggtccatgtgtgtgtgtgtgaacaaGACTTTTATCCACACAAAGAAGCAGGCTGGAGATCAGAGAGCTTgcaggcactgccctgccctTTCTTCCCTGCACTGGCATTCATCACAAGGCTCTCCAACTATTTCTCGACATTGTGAGATAGTTGTAACTGCTGCTGGGGTTCCATCTACTTCACACAGTCATTAAGACAATGTGACATACGGTGTTACTTAACTGCAAACTCAAACCATCTTGTCATGACTCTGCACACACAGTAAAAAAGCTTTACTGCGAAAACGTTTTATGTAATGCCATTGCTAATTTGGAGATGGAAGACTGACAGTCATATGGCCCATGAGGTATTTCAACAAACAGCAACTGGAGCTCCACAGGCTTGGATttgaagaagggggaaaaaaaagaagaaagaggggggaaaaaaaaaaaagaagaaagaggggggaaaaaaaaaaaaagaagaaagaggggggaaaaaaaaaaaaagaagaaagaggggggaaaaaaaaaaaagaagaaagaggggggaaaaaaaaaaaagaagaaagaggggggaaaaaaaaaaaagaagaaagaggggggaaaaaaaaaaaagaagaaagagggggaaaaaaaaaaagaagaaagaggggggaaaaaaaaaaaagaagaaagaggggggaaaaaaaaaaagaagaaagagggggggaaaaaaaaaagaagaaagaggggggggaaaaaaaaagaagaaagaggggggggaaaaaaaaagaagaaagaggggggaaaaaaaaaagaagaaagaggggggaaaaaaaaagaagaaagaggggggaaaaaaaaaagaagaaagaggggggaaaaaaaaaagaagaaagagggggggaaaaaaaagaagaaagaggggggaaaaaaaaaagaagaaagaggggggaaaaaaaaaagaagaaagaggggggaaaaaaaaaagaagaaagaggggggaaaaaaaaaagaagaaagagggggaaaaaaaaaagaagaaagagggggaaaaaaaagaagaaagagggggaaaaaaaagaagaaagagggggaaaaaaaagaagaaagagggggaaaaataagaagaaagagggggaCAAAAAAGAAGAACGAGggtgaaaaaagaagaagaaagagggggggaaaaaaaaagaagaaagaggggggaaaaaaaagaagaaagaggggggaaaaaagaagagagagggggggaaaaaaagaagaaagaggggggaaaaaaagaagaaagaggggggaaaaaaagaagaaagagggggggaaaaaaaagaagaaaggggggggtaaaaaaagaagaaagagggggggaaaaagaagaagaagaaagaaagggaaaaaaaggcatttggggaaaaaaagtcttattAAATGCACATGAAAAGATACTCCCTTTCTAAAAGGGTTTAGCATCCAAATCTAGTACTTAAGTTGCAACTCATCAACTacaaaaaaaacttcttccagtttgggGAATGTTCCTATTTTAGTTTAAAAGTAGTCTCCTTGGGGGAATAATATCCTATCTGCTCCCATGCTTGTATGGTGCTCGCATTGGGGATTTTTAGGTAGGATGTAAAGATCAAGAGCCCTTATTATGGTGGAATGCATAGCTAATGCAGTATCTGCATCAGGCCTTGCACTCTCTGGCATGGAATAATCTCAGTCTTCCTGGAAAATGCTCACCTCAGATAGTTGATCCCACTCTTACCAACTTCCAAGCAAGAAAGGAGCGTTTCTGTGGCTGCACGCCCGCGTTACTGAGCTCTTTTATAGATGTCTCCCCGaatcccctgcctgctgtgctACCCGTCCTGCCAAATCCCCCAGCACTTCTGGTGCAGGCTGCTAGCTCACCTGCGGCTGCCTGCAACCCGAGAGCAGCGCCGGCTGAGCAGCGGATCGGGGAGCACTAGGGGTCGGGGACTCGTCTCAACAAGCACCGACCGACTCCTCGCCGTTCTCATCCTGCCAGGGCCGCCGCGACCGAGCGCTGGCTGGGAAGGCCACGCTTTGAGTCAGCTCCCGGGGAACAAACGCCGGGCAGGCAAGCAGCTCTAAGCTAGCAGGGTACCTGCTGGGgtgccagccagcctggcatAGGGGCTGCCTCAGTGCCAGAGGCTCCAGGACCTCCGGCAGCTTCAGAGGGGCTGACGCGCAGCCAAAGCCACCTCCCGGCTCTGGCCATGAGTCAGCCAGCCTGGGAGTCCTGAGAGCATGCAGCTCAAGCCAgggcttcccagcctccctcccTCTGGACCGGAGGAGATGTGGGGGATGTGGTTGTCACCAGCTTCCCGTGAGtctgagctgctggctctgtgaCCAGCTGTCCCAAAGCCCTGGTGATCCTGGCTCTTCCTCAGTCTCCTTTGGTGGCCCAGacatgaaaacagaagagagatGAGAGCTGGGACTCCCAGGCACCATTCTGTTTTGATTGGGATGGTTATCTATTCAGGTCTCTCCTTTG is a genomic window containing:
- the HEY2 gene encoding hairy/enhancer-of-split related with YRPW motif protein 2 is translated as MKRPCEETTSDSDMDETIDVGSENNYSGQSNSSVIRSSSPTTTSQIMARKKRRGIIEKRRRDRINNSLSELRRLVPTAFEKQGSAKLEKAEILQMTVDHLKMLQATGGKGYFDAHSLAMDFMSIGFRECLTEVARYLTSVEGLDTADPLRVRLVSHLSTCASQREAAAMTSSMAHHHHPLHPHHWAAAFHHLPAALLQPNGLHASDTAPCRLSSDVPPHGSALLTATFAHADAALRVPSAGSVAPCVPPLSTSLLSLSATVHAAAAAATAAAQSFPLSFTGTFPMLPPSAAAAAVAAATAITPPLAVSATTSPQQAGSGGGTKPYRPWGTEVGAF